The following are encoded together in the Hoplias malabaricus isolate fHopMal1 chromosome 3, fHopMal1.hap1, whole genome shotgun sequence genome:
- the cnga3a gene encoding cyclic nucleotide-gated channel cone photoreceptor subunit alpha isoform X1 — protein MAKICTGESYPSRQRLSGRALDDEVEQTDNGVSRAHSIYEDTISDMQGINSTATSQQLEESRRSSFTGAGAMARLSHFLFMVQNWVSHRLQREVERPDSFLERFRGPELKDISSCGSYALSSIGHPDRPRKKKNTSQWPLAVYNMNNCNNTDEKKDEKKKDEKKEEEKKDGDQKDEKKDEKQDEKKDEKKEEKKDDKKDDKKDDKKKEEPPKEVWIMDPATDTYYRWLTVIAAPVFYNLMMIVTRACFNELQDKYTILWIILDYGSDAVYYTDTFVRSRTGFLEQGLLVKDAKKLMDHYRKTSQFKYDILSMIPTDILMLKVGYNNPELRFNRLFKMARLFEFFDRTETRTNYPNIFRISNLVLYILIIIHWNACIFFAISKTIGFGTDTWVYPNISHPEYGRLSRKYIYSLYWSTLTLTTIGETPAPVKDIEFVFVVADFLIGVLIFATIVGNVGAMISNMNASRAEFQAKIDSIKQYMQFRKVSKDLEARVIKWFDYLWTEKKTCDEKEVLKNLPDKLKAEIAVNVHLDTVKKVRIFQDCEAGLLIELVLKLQPQVFSPGDYICKKGDIGREMYIIKEGKLAVVADDGITQFVVLSDGAYFGEISILGIKGSKAGNRRTANIRSVGYSDLFALSKDDLMEVLMEYPEAKKALEEKGKAILMKDNLIDEAMANSGPDPKDLEEKITRLESSMEAMTNTFGRLMAEYTSYQSKIKQRLTNMESKVKSLRAEDLSEVVEDKKEEKKK, from the exons ATGGCGAAAATCTGCACGGGAGAGTCATACCCGTCACGTCAAAGGTTATCAGGCCGAGCTTTGGATGATGAAGTGGAGCAAACTGACAACGGTGTCAGCAG GGCACATTCTATCTATGAGGACACAATCTCTGACATGCAGGGGATCAATTCTACTGCAACCAGTCAGCAACTTGAGGAGTCTCGCAGAAGCTCATTCACAGGGGCTGGGGCCATGGCCAG GCTCTCGCACTTCCTGTTTATGGTGCAGAACTGGGTGTCACATAGGCTGCAGCGAGAGGTTGAGCGACCTGACTCCTTCCTGGAACGATTCCGTGGGCCAGAACTCAAAGATATTTCCAGCTGTGGGAGCTATGCCCTCTCCTCCATAGGGCATCCTGATAGGCCTCGTAAGAAGAA AAATACAAGTCAATGGCCACTCGCAGTGTACAATATGAACAACTGCAACAACACAGACGA aaaaaaagatgaaaaaaagaaagatgagaaaaaagaggaagagaaaaaagatGGAGACCAAAAGGATGAAAAGAAGGATGAGAAACAGGATGAAAAGAAAGAtgagaaaaaagaggaaaagaaagacgATAAGAAGGATGATAAGAAGGAtgataaaaagaaagaagagcCACC GAAAGAGGTGTGGATCATGGACCCAGCCACAGACACATATTATCGATGGCTCACAGTAATAGCAGCACCTGTATTTTACAACCTTATGATGATCGTAACAAG GGCCTGTTTTAATGAGCTACAGGACAAATACACAATCCTGTGGATAATTTTAGACTATGGCTCGGACGCTGTCTATTACACAGACACATTTGTAAGGTCAAGAACAG GGTTCCTGGAGCAAGGGCTTCTGGTTAAAGATGCCAAGAAGTTGATGGACCATTATAGAAAAACTTCACAGTTCAAATATGACATTTTATCTATGATTCCAACTGATATTTTAATGCTGAAAGTAGGATACAACAATCCAGAACTGCGATTCAATCgtctttttaaaatggcacGGCTCTTTGAGTTCTTTGACCGCACAGAGACCAGAACAAATTATCCCAATATTTTCCGTATCAGCAACCTTGTACTTTATATCCTGATTATTATTCACTGGAATGCCTGCATCTTCTTTGCAATTTCCAAAACCATCGGCTTTGGTACAGACACATGGGTGTATCCCAACATAAGCCATCCTGAATATGGACGCCTATCTAGAAAATATATCTACAGCTTGTACTGGTCCACTCTTACACTCACCACCATTGGAGAAACTCCTGCTCCTGTGAAAGATattgagtttgtgtttgttgttgctgATTTCCTTATTGGAGTGTTGATCTTTGCTACTATCGTCGGTAACGTCGGTGCAATGATCTCCAACATGAATGCCTCTCGTGCTGAGTTCCAGGCCAAAATTGACTCCATCAAGCAATACATGCAGTTCCGTAAAGTCTCCAAAGACCTAGAGGCCAGGGTCATCAAATGGTTTGACTACCTctggacagaaaaaaaaacttgtgaTGAGAAGGAGGTGTTGAAGAACCTTCCGGACAAGCTTAAGGCTGAGATTGCCGTCAATGTCCATTTGGATACGGTGAAAAAGGTGCGGATCTTCCAGGACTGTGAAGCTGGACTGCTTATTGAGTTGGTGCTTAAACTGCAGCCTCAAGTATTCAGCCCTGGAGATTACATCTGTAAGAAGGGAGACATTGGAAGAGAGATGTACATCATCAAGGAAGGGAAGCTCGCTGTGGTGGCTGATGATGGCATCACACAGTTTGTCGTTCTCAGCGATGGTGCTTACTTTGGAGAAATCAGTATTCTTGGCATCAAAGGCAGTAAAGCAGGGAACAGGCGAACGGCCAACATACGGAGCGTAGGTTACTCTGACCTTTTCGCCCTCTCCAAAGACGATCTGATGGAGGTCCTAATGGAGTACCCAGAGGCCAAAAAGGCCCTGGAGGAGAAAGGAAAGGCCATATTAATGAAGGATAACCTGATTGACGAAGCAATGGCAAATTCAGGGCCGGACCCCAAAGATTTGGAGGAAAAGATTACAAGGCTGGAGAGCAGTATGGAAGCTATGACCAACACGTTTGGCAGACTCATGGCAGAGTACACATCCTATCAGAGCAAGATCAAGCAAAGGCTCACCAACATGGAGAGCAAAGTAAAATCACTACGTGCAGAAGATCTGTCTGAAGTGGTTgaagacaaaaaagaagagaaaaaaaaataa
- the cnga3a gene encoding cyclic nucleotide-gated channel cone photoreceptor subunit alpha isoform X2, translating to MAKICTGESYPSRQRLSGRALDDEVEQTDNGVSRAHSIYEDTISDMQGINSTATSQQLEESRRSSFTGAGAMARLSHFLFMVQNWVSHRLQREVERPDSFLERFRGPELKDISSCGSYALSSIGHPDRPRKKKKKDEKKKDEKKEEEKKDGDQKDEKKDEKQDEKKDEKKEEKKDDKKDDKKDDKKKEEPPKEVWIMDPATDTYYRWLTVIAAPVFYNLMMIVTRACFNELQDKYTILWIILDYGSDAVYYTDTFVRSRTGFLEQGLLVKDAKKLMDHYRKTSQFKYDILSMIPTDILMLKVGYNNPELRFNRLFKMARLFEFFDRTETRTNYPNIFRISNLVLYILIIIHWNACIFFAISKTIGFGTDTWVYPNISHPEYGRLSRKYIYSLYWSTLTLTTIGETPAPVKDIEFVFVVADFLIGVLIFATIVGNVGAMISNMNASRAEFQAKIDSIKQYMQFRKVSKDLEARVIKWFDYLWTEKKTCDEKEVLKNLPDKLKAEIAVNVHLDTVKKVRIFQDCEAGLLIELVLKLQPQVFSPGDYICKKGDIGREMYIIKEGKLAVVADDGITQFVVLSDGAYFGEISILGIKGSKAGNRRTANIRSVGYSDLFALSKDDLMEVLMEYPEAKKALEEKGKAILMKDNLIDEAMANSGPDPKDLEEKITRLESSMEAMTNTFGRLMAEYTSYQSKIKQRLTNMESKVKSLRAEDLSEVVEDKKEEKKK from the exons ATGGCGAAAATCTGCACGGGAGAGTCATACCCGTCACGTCAAAGGTTATCAGGCCGAGCTTTGGATGATGAAGTGGAGCAAACTGACAACGGTGTCAGCAG GGCACATTCTATCTATGAGGACACAATCTCTGACATGCAGGGGATCAATTCTACTGCAACCAGTCAGCAACTTGAGGAGTCTCGCAGAAGCTCATTCACAGGGGCTGGGGCCATGGCCAG GCTCTCGCACTTCCTGTTTATGGTGCAGAACTGGGTGTCACATAGGCTGCAGCGAGAGGTTGAGCGACCTGACTCCTTCCTGGAACGATTCCGTGGGCCAGAACTCAAAGATATTTCCAGCTGTGGGAGCTATGCCCTCTCCTCCATAGGGCATCCTGATAGGCCTCGTAAGAAGAA aaaaaaagatgaaaaaaagaaagatgagaaaaaagaggaagagaaaaaagatGGAGACCAAAAGGATGAAAAGAAGGATGAGAAACAGGATGAAAAGAAAGAtgagaaaaaagaggaaaagaaagacgATAAGAAGGATGATAAGAAGGAtgataaaaagaaagaagagcCACC GAAAGAGGTGTGGATCATGGACCCAGCCACAGACACATATTATCGATGGCTCACAGTAATAGCAGCACCTGTATTTTACAACCTTATGATGATCGTAACAAG GGCCTGTTTTAATGAGCTACAGGACAAATACACAATCCTGTGGATAATTTTAGACTATGGCTCGGACGCTGTCTATTACACAGACACATTTGTAAGGTCAAGAACAG GGTTCCTGGAGCAAGGGCTTCTGGTTAAAGATGCCAAGAAGTTGATGGACCATTATAGAAAAACTTCACAGTTCAAATATGACATTTTATCTATGATTCCAACTGATATTTTAATGCTGAAAGTAGGATACAACAATCCAGAACTGCGATTCAATCgtctttttaaaatggcacGGCTCTTTGAGTTCTTTGACCGCACAGAGACCAGAACAAATTATCCCAATATTTTCCGTATCAGCAACCTTGTACTTTATATCCTGATTATTATTCACTGGAATGCCTGCATCTTCTTTGCAATTTCCAAAACCATCGGCTTTGGTACAGACACATGGGTGTATCCCAACATAAGCCATCCTGAATATGGACGCCTATCTAGAAAATATATCTACAGCTTGTACTGGTCCACTCTTACACTCACCACCATTGGAGAAACTCCTGCTCCTGTGAAAGATattgagtttgtgtttgttgttgctgATTTCCTTATTGGAGTGTTGATCTTTGCTACTATCGTCGGTAACGTCGGTGCAATGATCTCCAACATGAATGCCTCTCGTGCTGAGTTCCAGGCCAAAATTGACTCCATCAAGCAATACATGCAGTTCCGTAAAGTCTCCAAAGACCTAGAGGCCAGGGTCATCAAATGGTTTGACTACCTctggacagaaaaaaaaacttgtgaTGAGAAGGAGGTGTTGAAGAACCTTCCGGACAAGCTTAAGGCTGAGATTGCCGTCAATGTCCATTTGGATACGGTGAAAAAGGTGCGGATCTTCCAGGACTGTGAAGCTGGACTGCTTATTGAGTTGGTGCTTAAACTGCAGCCTCAAGTATTCAGCCCTGGAGATTACATCTGTAAGAAGGGAGACATTGGAAGAGAGATGTACATCATCAAGGAAGGGAAGCTCGCTGTGGTGGCTGATGATGGCATCACACAGTTTGTCGTTCTCAGCGATGGTGCTTACTTTGGAGAAATCAGTATTCTTGGCATCAAAGGCAGTAAAGCAGGGAACAGGCGAACGGCCAACATACGGAGCGTAGGTTACTCTGACCTTTTCGCCCTCTCCAAAGACGATCTGATGGAGGTCCTAATGGAGTACCCAGAGGCCAAAAAGGCCCTGGAGGAGAAAGGAAAGGCCATATTAATGAAGGATAACCTGATTGACGAAGCAATGGCAAATTCAGGGCCGGACCCCAAAGATTTGGAGGAAAAGATTACAAGGCTGGAGAGCAGTATGGAAGCTATGACCAACACGTTTGGCAGACTCATGGCAGAGTACACATCCTATCAGAGCAAGATCAAGCAAAGGCTCACCAACATGGAGAGCAAAGTAAAATCACTACGTGCAGAAGATCTGTCTGAAGTGGTTgaagacaaaaaagaagagaaaaaaaaataa
- the cnga3a gene encoding cyclic nucleotide-gated channel cone photoreceptor subunit alpha isoform X3, whose amino-acid sequence MAKICTGESYPSRQRLSGRALDDEVEQTDNGVSRAHSIYEDTISDMQGINSTATSQQLEESRRSSFTGAGAMARLSHFLFMVQNWVSHRLQREVERPDSFLERFRGPELKDISSCGSYALSSIGHPDRPRKKKKEVWIMDPATDTYYRWLTVIAAPVFYNLMMIVTRACFNELQDKYTILWIILDYGSDAVYYTDTFVRSRTGFLEQGLLVKDAKKLMDHYRKTSQFKYDILSMIPTDILMLKVGYNNPELRFNRLFKMARLFEFFDRTETRTNYPNIFRISNLVLYILIIIHWNACIFFAISKTIGFGTDTWVYPNISHPEYGRLSRKYIYSLYWSTLTLTTIGETPAPVKDIEFVFVVADFLIGVLIFATIVGNVGAMISNMNASRAEFQAKIDSIKQYMQFRKVSKDLEARVIKWFDYLWTEKKTCDEKEVLKNLPDKLKAEIAVNVHLDTVKKVRIFQDCEAGLLIELVLKLQPQVFSPGDYICKKGDIGREMYIIKEGKLAVVADDGITQFVVLSDGAYFGEISILGIKGSKAGNRRTANIRSVGYSDLFALSKDDLMEVLMEYPEAKKALEEKGKAILMKDNLIDEAMANSGPDPKDLEEKITRLESSMEAMTNTFGRLMAEYTSYQSKIKQRLTNMESKVKSLRAEDLSEVVEDKKEEKKK is encoded by the exons ATGGCGAAAATCTGCACGGGAGAGTCATACCCGTCACGTCAAAGGTTATCAGGCCGAGCTTTGGATGATGAAGTGGAGCAAACTGACAACGGTGTCAGCAG GGCACATTCTATCTATGAGGACACAATCTCTGACATGCAGGGGATCAATTCTACTGCAACCAGTCAGCAACTTGAGGAGTCTCGCAGAAGCTCATTCACAGGGGCTGGGGCCATGGCCAG GCTCTCGCACTTCCTGTTTATGGTGCAGAACTGGGTGTCACATAGGCTGCAGCGAGAGGTTGAGCGACCTGACTCCTTCCTGGAACGATTCCGTGGGCCAGAACTCAAAGATATTTCCAGCTGTGGGAGCTATGCCCTCTCCTCCATAGGGCATCCTGATAGGCCTCGTAAGAAGAA GAAAGAGGTGTGGATCATGGACCCAGCCACAGACACATATTATCGATGGCTCACAGTAATAGCAGCACCTGTATTTTACAACCTTATGATGATCGTAACAAG GGCCTGTTTTAATGAGCTACAGGACAAATACACAATCCTGTGGATAATTTTAGACTATGGCTCGGACGCTGTCTATTACACAGACACATTTGTAAGGTCAAGAACAG GGTTCCTGGAGCAAGGGCTTCTGGTTAAAGATGCCAAGAAGTTGATGGACCATTATAGAAAAACTTCACAGTTCAAATATGACATTTTATCTATGATTCCAACTGATATTTTAATGCTGAAAGTAGGATACAACAATCCAGAACTGCGATTCAATCgtctttttaaaatggcacGGCTCTTTGAGTTCTTTGACCGCACAGAGACCAGAACAAATTATCCCAATATTTTCCGTATCAGCAACCTTGTACTTTATATCCTGATTATTATTCACTGGAATGCCTGCATCTTCTTTGCAATTTCCAAAACCATCGGCTTTGGTACAGACACATGGGTGTATCCCAACATAAGCCATCCTGAATATGGACGCCTATCTAGAAAATATATCTACAGCTTGTACTGGTCCACTCTTACACTCACCACCATTGGAGAAACTCCTGCTCCTGTGAAAGATattgagtttgtgtttgttgttgctgATTTCCTTATTGGAGTGTTGATCTTTGCTACTATCGTCGGTAACGTCGGTGCAATGATCTCCAACATGAATGCCTCTCGTGCTGAGTTCCAGGCCAAAATTGACTCCATCAAGCAATACATGCAGTTCCGTAAAGTCTCCAAAGACCTAGAGGCCAGGGTCATCAAATGGTTTGACTACCTctggacagaaaaaaaaacttgtgaTGAGAAGGAGGTGTTGAAGAACCTTCCGGACAAGCTTAAGGCTGAGATTGCCGTCAATGTCCATTTGGATACGGTGAAAAAGGTGCGGATCTTCCAGGACTGTGAAGCTGGACTGCTTATTGAGTTGGTGCTTAAACTGCAGCCTCAAGTATTCAGCCCTGGAGATTACATCTGTAAGAAGGGAGACATTGGAAGAGAGATGTACATCATCAAGGAAGGGAAGCTCGCTGTGGTGGCTGATGATGGCATCACACAGTTTGTCGTTCTCAGCGATGGTGCTTACTTTGGAGAAATCAGTATTCTTGGCATCAAAGGCAGTAAAGCAGGGAACAGGCGAACGGCCAACATACGGAGCGTAGGTTACTCTGACCTTTTCGCCCTCTCCAAAGACGATCTGATGGAGGTCCTAATGGAGTACCCAGAGGCCAAAAAGGCCCTGGAGGAGAAAGGAAAGGCCATATTAATGAAGGATAACCTGATTGACGAAGCAATGGCAAATTCAGGGCCGGACCCCAAAGATTTGGAGGAAAAGATTACAAGGCTGGAGAGCAGTATGGAAGCTATGACCAACACGTTTGGCAGACTCATGGCAGAGTACACATCCTATCAGAGCAAGATCAAGCAAAGGCTCACCAACATGGAGAGCAAAGTAAAATCACTACGTGCAGAAGATCTGTCTGAAGTGGTTgaagacaaaaaagaagagaaaaaaaaataa
- the cnga3a gene encoding cyclic nucleotide-gated channel cone photoreceptor subunit alpha isoform X4, whose product MAKICTGESYPSRQRLSGRALDDEVEQTDNGVSRAHSIYEDTISDMQGINSTATSQQLEESRRSSFTGAGAMARKEVWIMDPATDTYYRWLTVIAAPVFYNLMMIVTRACFNELQDKYTILWIILDYGSDAVYYTDTFVRSRTGFLEQGLLVKDAKKLMDHYRKTSQFKYDILSMIPTDILMLKVGYNNPELRFNRLFKMARLFEFFDRTETRTNYPNIFRISNLVLYILIIIHWNACIFFAISKTIGFGTDTWVYPNISHPEYGRLSRKYIYSLYWSTLTLTTIGETPAPVKDIEFVFVVADFLIGVLIFATIVGNVGAMISNMNASRAEFQAKIDSIKQYMQFRKVSKDLEARVIKWFDYLWTEKKTCDEKEVLKNLPDKLKAEIAVNVHLDTVKKVRIFQDCEAGLLIELVLKLQPQVFSPGDYICKKGDIGREMYIIKEGKLAVVADDGITQFVVLSDGAYFGEISILGIKGSKAGNRRTANIRSVGYSDLFALSKDDLMEVLMEYPEAKKALEEKGKAILMKDNLIDEAMANSGPDPKDLEEKITRLESSMEAMTNTFGRLMAEYTSYQSKIKQRLTNMESKVKSLRAEDLSEVVEDKKEEKKK is encoded by the exons ATGGCGAAAATCTGCACGGGAGAGTCATACCCGTCACGTCAAAGGTTATCAGGCCGAGCTTTGGATGATGAAGTGGAGCAAACTGACAACGGTGTCAGCAG GGCACATTCTATCTATGAGGACACAATCTCTGACATGCAGGGGATCAATTCTACTGCAACCAGTCAGCAACTTGAGGAGTCTCGCAGAAGCTCATTCACAGGGGCTGGGGCCATGGCCAG GAAAGAGGTGTGGATCATGGACCCAGCCACAGACACATATTATCGATGGCTCACAGTAATAGCAGCACCTGTATTTTACAACCTTATGATGATCGTAACAAG GGCCTGTTTTAATGAGCTACAGGACAAATACACAATCCTGTGGATAATTTTAGACTATGGCTCGGACGCTGTCTATTACACAGACACATTTGTAAGGTCAAGAACAG GGTTCCTGGAGCAAGGGCTTCTGGTTAAAGATGCCAAGAAGTTGATGGACCATTATAGAAAAACTTCACAGTTCAAATATGACATTTTATCTATGATTCCAACTGATATTTTAATGCTGAAAGTAGGATACAACAATCCAGAACTGCGATTCAATCgtctttttaaaatggcacGGCTCTTTGAGTTCTTTGACCGCACAGAGACCAGAACAAATTATCCCAATATTTTCCGTATCAGCAACCTTGTACTTTATATCCTGATTATTATTCACTGGAATGCCTGCATCTTCTTTGCAATTTCCAAAACCATCGGCTTTGGTACAGACACATGGGTGTATCCCAACATAAGCCATCCTGAATATGGACGCCTATCTAGAAAATATATCTACAGCTTGTACTGGTCCACTCTTACACTCACCACCATTGGAGAAACTCCTGCTCCTGTGAAAGATattgagtttgtgtttgttgttgctgATTTCCTTATTGGAGTGTTGATCTTTGCTACTATCGTCGGTAACGTCGGTGCAATGATCTCCAACATGAATGCCTCTCGTGCTGAGTTCCAGGCCAAAATTGACTCCATCAAGCAATACATGCAGTTCCGTAAAGTCTCCAAAGACCTAGAGGCCAGGGTCATCAAATGGTTTGACTACCTctggacagaaaaaaaaacttgtgaTGAGAAGGAGGTGTTGAAGAACCTTCCGGACAAGCTTAAGGCTGAGATTGCCGTCAATGTCCATTTGGATACGGTGAAAAAGGTGCGGATCTTCCAGGACTGTGAAGCTGGACTGCTTATTGAGTTGGTGCTTAAACTGCAGCCTCAAGTATTCAGCCCTGGAGATTACATCTGTAAGAAGGGAGACATTGGAAGAGAGATGTACATCATCAAGGAAGGGAAGCTCGCTGTGGTGGCTGATGATGGCATCACACAGTTTGTCGTTCTCAGCGATGGTGCTTACTTTGGAGAAATCAGTATTCTTGGCATCAAAGGCAGTAAAGCAGGGAACAGGCGAACGGCCAACATACGGAGCGTAGGTTACTCTGACCTTTTCGCCCTCTCCAAAGACGATCTGATGGAGGTCCTAATGGAGTACCCAGAGGCCAAAAAGGCCCTGGAGGAGAAAGGAAAGGCCATATTAATGAAGGATAACCTGATTGACGAAGCAATGGCAAATTCAGGGCCGGACCCCAAAGATTTGGAGGAAAAGATTACAAGGCTGGAGAGCAGTATGGAAGCTATGACCAACACGTTTGGCAGACTCATGGCAGAGTACACATCCTATCAGAGCAAGATCAAGCAAAGGCTCACCAACATGGAGAGCAAAGTAAAATCACTACGTGCAGAAGATCTGTCTGAAGTGGTTgaagacaaaaaagaagagaaaaaaaaataa